The sequence below is a genomic window from Streptomyces sp. NBC_00582.
ATCGCGCAGGTCGCGCAGGCGATCCGGGAGGACGCGCTGATCGCGTACCCGACGGACTCCTGCTACGCGCTGGGCTGCCGGCTGGGCAGCAAGGACGGCATCGACCGGATCCGGGCCATCCGCAAACTGGACGACCGGCACCACTTCACGCTCGTATGCCAGGACTTCGCCCAGCTCGGGCAGTTCGTGCGGGTGGACAACGACGTGTTCCGCGCGATCAAGGCGACGACGCCGGGCAGCTACACCTTCATCCTCCCCGCGACGAGGGAGGTGCCGCGCATGCTCCAGCACCCGAAGAAGAAGACCGTGGGCGTGCGCATCCCGGACCACGTCGTCACCCAGGCGCTGCTCACCGAGCTCGGCGAGCC
It includes:
- a CDS encoding L-threonylcarbamoyladenylate synthase — its product is MAKYYDVHPDNPQARTIAQVAQAIREDALIAYPTDSCYALGCRLGSKDGIDRIRAIRKLDDRHHFTLVCQDFAQLGQFVRVDNDVFRAIKATTPGSYTFILPATREVPRMLQHPKKKTVGVRIPDHVVTQALLTELGEPLLSSTLLLPGEEEPMTQGWEIKDQLDHVVDGVVDSGDCGTEPTTVIDFSEGEAVIVRHGAGDTSRFE